Proteins encoded together in one Felis catus isolate Fca126 chromosome B3, F.catus_Fca126_mat1.0, whole genome shotgun sequence window:
- the LOC101088672 gene encoding olfactory receptor 11H6-like, which translates to MTSEARNISHTVSEFILLGFPCRWEMQILLFSIFFVTYIMTLLGNMAIVCVVRWDRRLHTPMYILLANFSFLEICYVNSDVPNMLANFLSQTKTISFAWCLLQLYFFFSLGTTECLFLSIMAYDRFLAICHPLHYPTIMTVKFCCSLVIFCWVYGFLWFLIPVILVTQLPFCGPNVIDDFLCDLGPLLALASACVPIPGTILICGTMSSLLIFATFFYITGSYTLVLRAVVQVPSVAGRKKAFSTCSSHLAVVFLFYGSVMMTYVSPGSGQAEGMQKFTTLFYSVLTPFFNPMIYSLRNKEMKDALKKVLGGF; encoded by the coding sequence ATGACTTCGGAGGCCAGAAATATTTCTCACACTGTGAGTGAGTTCATCCTCTTGGGCTTTCCTTGCCGTTGGGAAATGCAGATCCTCCTCTTTTCCATATTCTTTGTGACTTACATCATGACGCTCCTTGGAAACATGGCCATCGTGTGTGTGGTGCGCTGGGACCGCCggctccacacccccatgtataTTCTGCTGGCCAACTTCTCCTTCCTGGAAATCTGTTATGTCAACTCTGATGTGCCCAACATGCTGGCCAACTTCCTCTCCCAGACCAAAACCATCTCCTTTGCTTGGTGCCTCCTCCAGTTGTACTTCTTCTTCTCACTAGGCACAACTGAATGCTTATTTCTGTCCATCATGGCCTATGACCGGTTCCTGGCAATCTGTCACCCCCTGCATTACCCCACCATCATGACTGTGAAGTTCTGTTGCAGCCTGGTCATCTTTTGCTGGGTCTATGGTTTTCTCTGGTTTCTGATCCCAGTGATACTTGTTACCCAGCTACCATTTTGTGGCCCAAACGTGATTGATGACTTCCTGTGTGACCTGGGTCCTCTGCTGGCCTTGGCTTCAGCCTGTGTCCCAATCCCAGGGACTATTCTCATATGTGGCACCATGAGCTCACTCCTCATCTTTGCCACCTTTTTCTACATTACTGGCTCCTATACCCTGGTGCTGAGGGCTGTAGTGCAGGTGCCCTCAGTTGCTGGCCGGAAGAAGGCCTTTTCTACGTGCTCCTCACATCTGGCTGTTGTGTTTCTATTCTATGGCTCTGTCATGATGACATATGTGAGCCCGGGGTCAGGACAAGCAGAAGGAATGCAGAAGTTCACAACTCTATTCTACTCAGTTCTGACCCCTTTTTTTAACCCCATGATCTACAGCCTCcggaataaagaaatgaaggatgCCTTGAAGAAAGTTCTAGGAGGTTTCTAA